A genomic stretch from Bradyrhizobium quebecense includes:
- the tnpB gene encoding IS66 family insertion sequence element accessory protein TnpB (TnpB, as the term is used for proteins encoded by IS66 family insertion elements, is considered an accessory protein, since TnpC, encoded by a neighboring gene, is a DDE family transposase.) yields the protein MFRLGDDLQVYLHREPIDFRAGINSLAVLVQETMALDPFTPAVFAFCNRRCDRMKLLFFDRSGFVLVLKRLTEDRFRWPRRQEAIVTLTTEQLHWILDGIDIDAMVRHPVRQYQVAG from the coding sequence ATGTTTAGACTGGGCGATGACCTGCAGGTCTATCTGCACCGTGAGCCGATCGACTTCCGGGCTGGCATCAACAGCCTTGCGGTCCTGGTCCAGGAGACGATGGCGCTCGATCCATTCACTCCGGCGGTTTTTGCGTTCTGCAATCGCCGTTGCGACCGGATGAAGCTTCTGTTCTTCGATCGGTCCGGCTTTGTACTGGTCCTGAAGCGGCTGACCGAAGACAGGTTCCGATGGCCGCGCCGCCAGGAGGCGATCGTCACGCTGACGACGGAGCAATTGCACTGGATCCTTGACGGCATCGATATCGATGCGATGGTCCGCCATCCGGTGCGGCAATATCAGGTTGCCGGCTGA
- the tnpA gene encoding IS66-like element accessory protein TnpA, protein MSDDDQKLRVRLVGRNGRRRYEAASKERLVAACLEPGVSVSRLALEHGVNANLLRKWIKKHSATRSLPPSSRPAFIPVQLEGKSERDLSRKDSVATVDLPAYDEVRGSEPKGTPAFCSPAKVSVSLPNGVKLALECGDVDALTAIIGALGDV, encoded by the coding sequence ATGAGCGACGATGATCAGAAACTGCGGGTCAGGCTTGTCGGCCGGAACGGTCGCCGGCGCTACGAGGCGGCATCGAAAGAGCGTCTTGTCGCGGCCTGCCTTGAGCCTGGGGTTTCGGTATCGAGGCTTGCACTCGAACATGGGGTCAACGCGAACCTCCTTCGGAAGTGGATCAAGAAGCACAGCGCGACCAGGTCGCTGCCGCCGTCCTCACGCCCGGCGTTCATCCCGGTTCAGCTTGAGGGGAAGTCCGAGCGGGACCTGTCGCGAAAAGACAGCGTGGCGACGGTTGATTTGCCGGCTTACGATGAAGTGCGTGGTTCGGAACCCAAAGGGACTCCAGCTTTTTGTTCTCCGGCCAAAGTGAGCGTGTCGCTGCCGAATGGCGTGAAGCTCGCGCTGGAATGCGGCGATGTGGATGCATTGACGGCGATCATCGGAGCGCTGGGCGATGTTTAG